TGGTTGACTTGGATGGGAAGGACAAGCCCGATGTGCCCGGCAAGGACGGGAAGCCGCGTAAGGCGCGGGCAATTTACCAGATCTGGGAAGATTTCAAGCTGAAGGCGTTCATCACCAGTTCCATCACCACAGTGAAAGCCGATGCGGCGCGAGTGGCCTTCACAGCTTTGGGCGACAACGTCGTGTGGGCCGTGGTCGATTCCGGGATCCAGGGGGACCATCGTCATTTCGGCGCACACCAGAACCTTGCCGGCCAAGTCGAGGAATGGCATTACGATTTTACGGGTGGGGCTGACCCGAAAAAGAGCGCCTTGGTGGACGGCATGGGCCACGGTACCCATGTGGCCGGCATCATCGCGGGAGAGATTCCCGCTGATCCGACGCTGCGGCCGGGCGAATCACATCCTGACATCCTCGCCTATTCCCGATCGCTCAAGCCCGATGGAGACCAGACGGAGCGGGAAGTGGTGTATGAGCAGATCAAGGCCGCTTCCATCGCCGGTATGGCCTCGCGGTGCAAGCTGGTGAGCTTGAAGGTGTTGAACGAGGGCGGCGAGGGCAGTGTGAGTAACATCATTGCCGCGCTCGGACACATTCAACGCGTCAACAGTTTCGGGCGGCATATTCGCATCCATGGTGTGAATCTCAGTGTCGGCTATCCCTTCGAGCCCGAATGGTTTGCCTGCGGGCAAAGCCAGCTCTGTGTGGAGGTGAATCGCCTCGTGCGCTCCGGCGTCGTCGTGGTGGTGGCGGCCGGCAATTCCGGATACGGAGTGCTGTCCACGGATTTTACGGGGCTCCGTTCGGCCGGGATCGGCCTGACCATCAACGATCCGGGCAATGCCGACCTCGCGATCACCGTCGGGTCGACTCATCGGAACATGCCGCACATCTACGGTGTGTCATATTTTTCCTCGAAGGGACCCACGGGCGACGGACGCCTGAAGCCGGATCTGGTCGCGCCGGGAGAGAAAATTCTTTCCTGCGCGGCGGGGCAGATGGAGAAAGACATTCAGGAGAAAATCGAGAAGGACGTGACCTATCTGGAACATTCGGGGACGAGCATGGCGGCACCGCATGTGTCCGGTGTCATCGCGGCATTTCTGTCCGTCCGCCGCGAATTCATCGGGCAACCGGAACGGATCAAAGAGATCTTTGTCTCGACCGCAACGGATCTCCGTCGAGAACGGTACTTTCAGGGGGCCGGACTCGTGGATCTGATGCGCGCGATTCAATCCATCTAGCAAGAGAGGAGGGCGCGATGGAACAGTTATCGGGGTTTCCTTATTTCCCAGTGCAGTTTACGAAGGATGCTGCCGTCCACAATCAGGCCGATGTCGCCGCCTTGCAGGAGTTCCTCCAACGGGACGAGACGACCGATCTCATCGTTATCTCGCATGGCTGGAACAACAATATGGAGGAGGCCAAGGCGCTCTATGCCACCTTGTTGGCCAATGTCCGCTCGGTGCTCGATGCCGGCACGTTCGCGGCGCTCGCGAACCGGAAATGGGCCGTGCTTGGCGTGTTATGGCCGTCCAAGAAATTCGAGGAGAAGGAGCTGATTCCCAGCGGCGCCGCCGGAGCCGGTTCGGTCGTCGGCGTGGCGGCCTTGAAGGCGAAGCTGGAAGGGCTCAAGGGCGTGTTCGATGCACCGCAGGCCGACCGGACGCTCGACGAGCTGCAACGTCTCTTGCCGAAGCTGGAGGACAGCACAGCCGCGCAGAAGGAGTTTGTCGATAAAGTCCGCTCGCTGGTTCAGAAGCACACTTTGGAAGCGGAGGATGGGTCAGAGGTCTTCTTCAAAGTGCCATCGGGTGAGCTGTTGGAAAAGTTGCGCAAGCCGGTGTCCTTTACCGTGGCCCGCCCGCCGGCGAATGCCGGTGGGGCGGCGGGAATCGGCACCGGGGGGGCCGCCGGATTAGGGGAGTTTTTCAGCGGGATCTGGTCCGGCGTACGGAACGCCCTCAACTACACCACCTACTATCAGATGAAGGAGCGAGCGGGATTGGTCGGGGCCAATGGGGTCAATCCGATCCTTCGCGCCGTACAAGCCGCCAGGCCGGACTTGAGGCTGCATCTGATCGGTCACAGTTTCGGCGGGCGCCTCGTGGCCGCTGCGGTCGCCGGTGCCGATGACGCGACGCTGCTCCGTGTGCAGACGCTCTCTCTCTTACAAGCCGCTTTTTCTCACTACGGATTTTCGGAAAAATGGGATGGCACGCACAACGGATTCTTTCACCGAGTGGTCAGCGGCCGAGCGGTTGCAGGCCCGACGATTATTACGTGCACGGCGAACGACAAGGCCGTCGGCCTCGCCTATCCCATTGCGTCCCTGCTCGCCGGCCAGGTGGCGGCCGGGATCGGGGACAAAAACGACAAGTACGGCGGCATCGGCCGCAACGGGGCCCAGAAGACACCTCGAACCGTGGACATGTCTCTCCTTGAGGCGACCGGTTCTTACCAGCTGACGAACGGCCTGATACACAACCTTTCGACCGATCGACTCATCAAGGATCACGGGGATGTTGCCAATAGGGAAGTCGCGTTTGCCGTGGCTTCGGCTATCGCCGCCGCGTGAATGTTACGAGAGAGGTCGGACTGTAGAACGCGCTGAGGGGAAGCCTCACCAGACATGGCCTCGCTCAGTCCGAGGGGGCGCGGCGACGCCGATCTCCTATCCAGGTCGGCGGCGTACGGGTCGGATTGTCGCGGCGGAAGATCGGGATACGTTGGGGGATATCGCCTTAGAGTTCCTCGCCGTATTTCAAGAAGTGCTGTTCCTTAGCACCGGCAATCCAATTGTCATGGCGGATGCGGTCGGGGAATGTGTTGAGCTCCGACGCCATCTGTTCGACGTCTTGATCCTTCCATTCGGCGATCTGGCGAAAGGTGAACATCCCCATGCGATTGAGCACCCGTTCCATCACGGGCCCGATGCCATGGATTTGCTTGAGATCATCCTTTTGCGTCGTCCGATGTTTCCCCGTGTCGCGTCCGGTCGTCGAGTTGCCGTGCATGCCCGAGTCAGTCGTGCCGACCAATTTAGCCTGGGCCCCATGCCGCTGGGCGACGCGATATTCGACGAGTCGTTTGCGTAGGGCGGCGATCTCTTCCTCCCGTTCGCTGACATCCATGACCCGTCGCTCCTCCGCCTCGCGGAGCGCGATTTCCTTTTTTTCCACTTCGCTGCGGAACACTTCCAGCTCTTCCACGGTCGCTCGCAGTCGCTGGATGTCCTGATCCCGCTGTTCGACGGTTTCGGTAAAACGTGAGAGATCTTCCTGATTTTGTGTTCGCAGGCGGGCCAACTCGGCCTCGATCTCCGTGATGCGGGACTGACGCCGGTCCAGTTCCTGTTCCTTGTTCTGGAGGGTGGATGCGGCTTGTGCGCGTGTGCGTTCCAGGTCCTGTTCCAGCCGGCTGCTCCGTTCCCTGAACGGTTCCAGTTCCTGGGTCTGTGCCCGGAGACGGGCGATCTCGGCATCTTTCGGCGCCAGCTGTTCCACCCAGGTTTTGAGGGTGGCGATTTCCTGGTCGCGGCTGATAAGCACGTCTTCGGCATTTTCCATTTGGGCCTGCATTTCGGCGAAGCCCGCCTGTTGCGCCTTGAACTTGTTCTCGGCTTCCTCGACTTCCCGCCGGAGCGTATCGCGCTCCCGTTCGATGGCATGGAGGCGCACACCCTTTTCCCGCACTTCGGTTTGCAATGCCGTCAGTTGTTCCACCTTTGTCGCAAGGTCGGCGGTCAGGTCCTTGAGCGCCGCCTCGGAGGTGATCATCTTTCCTTCAAGCATCTGCACGGCGGAGGTGCGAACCTTCAACTCATGGTTGAGCGTGTCCAACTCATGTTCACGTCCGCGGAGCCGGGTGGCAATTTCAGACAACTGCTGGCGCTTTTCAGAGGTGGCGAAACTGCGCAGCAGCCACCCCATCATCAACCCGATGGTCGCCGCCACCAGTAAGCATCCGATCATTTGCAGTATTAAGGCTCCCATACGTTCACCGTTCCTCTTTCACACGAAATTCAATCCGCCGGTTTTTCTTCGACGCGGCGCGCGTCCGGTCTTGGCTGAGCGGACGGGTGGCTCCGTAGCCCACGGCAGTCAGTCGGTTGGTCACACCATGGTCGGCCAGATACTGGCGAACGGATTCCGCCCGCGCGCGGCTGAGTTGGAGATTGTAGTCCGGATCGCCGTAGGAATCGGTATGGCCGCCGATTTCGATGGTCGCCTCTGGGGATCGTTTGAGCGCCGGAATGACCTTGTCGACGACGGCACGACCTTTGGGGGTGAGGACTGCGCTGTTGCTTTCAAATGCGATGTGTTCTCCGCGCAAGATGTCGTCCAATCCGGCCTGCACGTGAGCCCGGGAGGCATGCACCGGGGGTGGGACCTGAGCCGCCGGCAGCGCTGTCGTTGTGGCTGCGGCTACCGTCAGCTGATCCTGCACATGCACCGAACTGCCGAGCGACGCGCCGACGTCATGGAGGAGTTTTGCTCTGGCCTCGCCGGTTGCGACAGTGCCTTTGACCGTGAGTGTCTGGTCCGAGAGCGAGACCGTGGCTTGATGTTGATGAAGCAGGGCTACCTGTGCCAACAGCGCGGGCACGGCGGTCTCCCACGCCGCGGGAGTGGCTTCTTCGAGAATGTCGAGGTTGTCGGTGACGCGGAGCTTGAGTCCTTTGGCTAATTCCTGTGCGCGGGTGACGGCAGCGAGTTTCGCTTCTTCGCTGGCCATCGCGCCGGAGAGTGTCAGGTGGCCGTTTTCGATGTGCGCGCGAAACGCGGGGTGGCCGCCTGCCGACGACGTCACGGGTAGGTGTCGCGGGATGCAGATGAGGGCCAAAAGTGTGAGTGCGAACAATCCGACTGCGAAAATGATTCCGCGCGACATGCGCCAGCCCTTACCGACCCAGGCACGAGGCCTCCCCGCGGCACGGAGTCGCCACAGGGCGGGTGTCTGTTTAAGACTTCGAGTGTTACTTGATTGATGGAATGCATCAGCCCAGGCCGACGCATGGCTACCGGGCGAAGGGTATCACAACGTCAAGACTCATGCTAGCCCGGAATCGCAGGCAGGCTCGCGCAGCGATTCCAATTGGGGCGTGTGAATGGTTGGGCAGGCGCCGCAATTCCGGCCCGATCAACTTGCAGTGGCGTTGAGGCATCTGCTATTGTCACGGCGTTTTTTCGTCCAATGTGATCCCACCCACACGATATCCATAGTTGAAGGAGTTCATCATGGCCAGCATTGCGCGGGCACTGATCAGTGTTTC
Above is a genomic segment from Nitrospira defluvii containing:
- a CDS encoding S8 family peptidase, with protein sequence MAKKKSSSSTVGKKTSRRSSERKASDTSSPAGPQPAPTQESEAAVPTGTIPHPKPSVDNDHEERLAKNLIRTVIALPLLDKLNQETKQRLADPSRRPIIYEVIIDLNLEYPKGREAARDWVFKTIEDLLARQGRDRDGQRLDRKKSEFNEQYIFASLEGRVIRELVDLDGKDKPDVPGKDGKPRKARAIYQIWEDFKLKAFITSSITTVKADAARVAFTALGDNVVWAVVDSGIQGDHRHFGAHQNLAGQVEEWHYDFTGGADPKKSALVDGMGHGTHVAGIIAGEIPADPTLRPGESHPDILAYSRSLKPDGDQTEREVVYEQIKAASIAGMASRCKLVSLKVLNEGGEGSVSNIIAALGHIQRVNSFGRHIRIHGVNLSVGYPFEPEWFACGQSQLCVEVNRLVRSGVVVVVAAGNSGYGVLSTDFTGLRSAGIGLTINDPGNADLAITVGSTHRNMPHIYGVSYFSSKGPTGDGRLKPDLVAPGEKILSCAAGQMEKDIQEKIEKDVTYLEHSGTSMAAPHVSGVIAAFLSVRREFIGQPERIKEIFVSTATDLRRERYFQGAGLVDLMRAIQSI
- a CDS encoding OmpA family protein — protein: MSRGIIFAVGLFALTLLALICIPRHLPVTSSAGGHPAFRAHIENGHLTLSGAMASEEAKLAAVTRAQELAKGLKLRVTDNLDILEEATPAAWETAVPALLAQVALLHQHQATVSLSDQTLTVKGTVATGEARAKLLHDVGASLGSSVHVQDQLTVAAATTTALPAAQVPPPVHASRAHVQAGLDDILRGEHIAFESNSAVLTPKGRAVVDKVIPALKRSPEATIEIGGHTDSYGDPDYNLQLSRARAESVRQYLADHGVTNRLTAVGYGATRPLSQDRTRAASKKNRRIEFRVKEER